Part of the Candidatus Methylomirabilis lanthanidiphila genome is shown below.
CGCCGGGATATCTTTTACGATCTTCAATGCCTTGCAGTCAATGACGGAGACCACATTGGCCTTACGATTCGCTACATACGCCTGCTTCCCATCGGGCGAAATCACCAAGCCATGGGGCTCACCCTCGCGGGCAATCCTGGCCGCAACCTGGTGATTCATGAGATGAATGACGTCAACCTGATCGACGTCGCCTGCCGTGACCAGCAGGAGCTTGCCGTCCCACGTGACGTCGGTTCCCATGGCGCCTTTACCCGCCTCGATTGTCGTCACGATCTTACGACTCTTCACATCGATCACCGACAGGTCTCCGGAGCCCCCGTTGCTGACATAGGCTCGTCCCCCCTTCGGGTCAAACACCACGAGCGCGGGGGCTTTTCCGACCGCGATGGTATCGAGCGTCTGCCGGAGATCAAGATCAATAACCGTCACATCGTTAGACCCCGGATTCGCCACCCAGAGCTGTCGTCCATCCGGCGTGACGGCGGGTCCGTGGGCTCTCGTCCCCGCGGGCAATGTGGCAACCGGCTTTCTCGATTTGGTCTCAACCATGCTCACATCATTGGACGCGGCGTTCGCGATAAAGGCATAGGCGCCGTCAGGCGAAAAGGCTATATTATGCGGCTTCTTACCGCCCGGCGTAAACGTATCGATGACCTTATTGGTTTCGGTATCGATCACGATGACGGTATGATCTTCCTGATTCGTCACCCAGGCTTCATACGCCCACGCCTGACTGACCCATGATGTGACGCCTGCTACCAAGGCTAGTCCTGTAATCCATAGAACCAGCCTGACGAATCCTCTTTTCATTCCCTCTCCTCTCATGATCGTTGTGTATCGACCTCTTCGACCCGTTTCGACAATCTTATTGAGCCGACAACTACGAGGCGCACTCGCCGGGACCGACATGAACCGAGAACGCCTCTTCGGCATTGTAGTCAAGATACTGATTCGACGCCTCAGAGACCGGCGGCAGGTCAGTGAACGGCGCCAGGACCGTCTGTACCGACTCCAGCCCAACGCGATCCAGAAAGCTGTTGAACGGTTCCCCGGCCTGTCGCTCTTTCTGATACAGACGGAGGACCGCCTCCACCGCGCCCGGGGCATTCTTTGCCGGAATCCGCGCCACCGGCCTGGCGTAGCTCGCCTGGCCAGGCGTCAACGTTGCGCCCAGCAACATCTCGTAGGTCGGTACCTGCCGACCGTTGAACTTTTTGGCGCCGCCATACAACCCAATATCAGCGAGATGATGCTGGCCACAGGAGTTTGGGCAGGCGGAAATCTTGATCCGAATCCCCGTCTCATCTGCTAAGTCTTTCAATTCATCATCGAAAAGGGCGCCTACCGCGGCACCCAAACCGCGAGAGGAGGTGATTCCGAGCTGGCAGGTATCGGCGCCCGGACAGGCGGTGACATCGGCCGACCGTTCAGCCGATGGAGCGGCCAGACCCACCGCGCCCAGTACCCGATAAACCGCCGGCAGTCGCTCGGAAGGGATCCACCTGAGGGCGAAGTTCTGCTGGTTCGTGGTCCGGACGGTGCCATCGCCGAATTCCCTCGCCACGAAGCCGAGGGTTCTGAGCTGCGCGGAGGTGATATCCCCAAGCTCGAGGCGAATTGAGACCATGGTGTATCCGTCCTGCTTCTGCGTCACGACGTTCGTGGCCCGCCACCGCCGATACGCAGGATCGTCCGGCTCTCTGGAGGAACCCGCTGAAACCGACGACGCGCGCTGAGTTGGAACCTTCTCCCGAATAATCAGCGGGGGGAACTGTCCGGCCATTGTGGACTCGAGGCCGGTCCGCTCCTGGAACACCAGCGTCCGAAACGCCTCGACTCCCAGCTTATTCAGCACAAACTTCATCCTCGCCTTGTGTCGATCGTCGCGGTTGCCGAGGCGGTCGAATACGCGCACA
Proteins encoded:
- a CDS encoding nitrite reductase, producing the protein MNKMNELDTTEQPLNASASAEKRISQQKIESANGSSWANKEDIDTFDQFVQRFWKGEIAPDEFKRFRLQNGIYGQRQEGEQMFRIKIPWGGLSAAQLELLAELSAKAPNGVAHITTRQNIQLHFIKLEQVTELMRSLASVGLTTREACGNTVRNVVVGHCAGVCHRELFDVTPYAETVARFLLRNPMNQNLPRKFKIAFSGCPEDLGLSPMQDIGACAVLRSAAGREERGFQLYVGGGLGPIPRLADLLEEFTPADRLLPTVAAIVRVFDRLGNRDDRHKARMKFVLNKLGVEAFRTLVFQERTGLESTMAGQFPPLIIREKVPTQRASSVSAGSSREPDDPAYRRWRATNVVTQKQDGYTMVSIRLELGDITSAQLRTLGFVAREFGDGTVRTTNQQNFALRWIPSERLPAVYRVLGAVGLAAPSAERSADVTACPGADTCQLGITSSRGLGAAVGALFDDELKDLADETGIRIKISACPNSCGQHHLADIGLYGGAKKFNGRQVPTYEMLLGATLTPGQASYARPVARIPAKNAPGAVEAVLRLYQKERQAGEPFNSFLDRVGLESVQTVLAPFTDLPPVSEASNQYLDYNAEEAFSVHVGPGECAS
- the vgb_2 gene encoding Virginiamycin B lyase, translating into MKRGFVRLVLWITGLALVAGVTSWVSQAWAYEAWVTNQEDHTVIVIDTETNKVIDTFTPGGKKPHNIAFSPDGAYAFIANAASNDVSMVETKSRKPVATLPAGTRAHGPAVTPDGRQLWVANPGSNDVTVIDLDLRQTLDTIAVGKAPALVVFDPKGGRAYVSNGGSGDLSVIDVKSRKIVTTIEAGKGAMGTDVTWDGKLLLVTAGDVDQVDVIHLMNHQVAARIAREGEPHGLVISPDGKQAYVANRKANVVSVIDCKALKIVKDIPAGKRIDILTITPDGRRLYVTSRDTNSVIAIDTLTEKIIAEIPTGKDPHGIAIVPASHH